The genomic interval GCCATTTCCCACCTCGCGGGATATATCCAGTACGGCCAGCTTGGGACTTATGATTCAGATGATAAATTCATTGAGCGTAATGAAAACAGGTGGACAAGTTTCGGCCCTGTCGAATTTATGCTTTCTTTAAACCATTCGTACAAACAGGGCGAACCAAAAAAAGATTTTGTAATAACCAGAGATGCCGAGCTGATTATTAGGGATGACAGCCAAAAGATAAAAGATCTGGATCTTCTTTCGCTCGGAGAAGATTTATGCCTTATGATGTCCCTGTATTGGGAAAAAAGCATTGATTTTTTCAATGCATTGCTAAGAGTGAATGATAGGGAAAATTATGGCACCAGGGAAGTTTTTAAGCTTAGCGGAGAGCGCAATGATTTATCTCAGGAATTTCATTTGAAAGATAAATATTCGAATATTTACGATTTTGCGGAGTCGATTGATTTTGACAAATTCCAATATTTAAGAGAACTAATCCGGGAGGCTGTTCCAAGACTGATAAGCATAAAGCATCTTGATGATATTTCAGCTTTCATGGTCCTATACAACATCGTTGAAAAGTTCAGGAACTTTTTTTTAAAGAATCCCTTGGACGGCCAGACTTTTACTGTCAAGGAAGAATATGCTTTTATAGGATCAGAGGGCTCTATTAATAAATTCATAAAAACGAAAATAAAGGAAATTGGCGAAATAGTGGAGGAGGATGATAAACTGGAATTTGATTCCAAAGCTTTCGAGAAAGTATCGTTTATTAAAAAGACAGGCCTTATTGATCAGTTTGAGGGTTTCATAAAGTATCTCAAATTGGACCCGGGCAAATATAATATTGAATTTGACCAGCTTATTAAAGTACGCAACCTGATTTATCATGGAAATCCGCCGGGCAGGGATCTGTCGCCTTACAATAAGGAGCTTAAAGCATTGGTATATGATATTTTACTTGCCATAATTGCGCGCTAAGCATTTAGCTTTTCACGTCTGGCGTCCAGATAATAAATGATATTGCCAATATTTAAAACTGGCAAAAAATATTACTGAAAAATAAAACCGTGCCTGTTCACATTTTATCAGACAGAAAGAGACAATCAAATTTTTGATTGTCTCTTTCTTAAGGGTGCAGATTTTTCTGGGCAGGGACATCAATTAAAAACTGATTTTTAATTCCTTGCAACTGAAAAAACAGGCAGGCTATCGATCTGTATGGTCTGCGTTGGGTAGGCAAGTTCAATTCCTTTATCTGTAAAGGCCCTGAAAATCTCAAGATAGACGGCCTGCTGGCAATCCATATAGAAATTGTAATCCGGGTCATCCACGTAATAGACGAATTCAAAGTTTAGGCTGAAATCCCCAAAAGCGGAAAAATGCCCCCTGTCATAAATCAGCTTATCTTTTGAAGCTATTATGGATTCGACAATTGCGGGAATGTCCCTAAGCTGCTTATCAGAAGTCTGGTAAGTAACCCGGATAGTGAAAACAATCCTTCTCCTTTCCATGCGTTTGAAGTTGCGAAGCCTTGAGTTGGTCAGGTCTGTATTGGAGCATACCAGCTGTTCGCCGTTGAGGGTCCTGATGCGGGTGGTCTTTATCCCGATATATTCGATAACGCCGCTGTCGGTGCCCACTGTTACAAAATCTCCGATTTCAAATGGACGGTCAAAGAAGATGACAAAATAGCTGAACAGATCTCCAAGTACGGTCTGCGCCGCAAGGGCAATGGCGATACCTCCCACACCCAGACCCGCTACGATGGTAGTGACATTGTAGCCCATATTGTCAATAAGGAACACTGCGCCTAAAATCCAGATGATGATATTCACTATGGCTATAAGCCCGCCTGCCTGCTTTTCCTTGCTTTCGCTGTCCTGATCGCGCTTGATAAAGGACAATACGAATTTTTTGAAGGCAGCAATTATTATTTTAATGATAAAAAAAGTGATCGCCATCATATAAGCCGTATGGAGAATATTTTTAGCCTTCAGGCCTAAAGACAGGGCCTGCAGCGAAAAATAAACGGTGCTGATATAGAGCAGGGGCAGAACATTGATCTCAATAACCTCCATTGCGAATTCGTCCCACGATGTGGCAGTGGACGCTGCCCATATTTTGAGCCGTTTGAAAATGTATATTTTAAATATTTTTATGAGTGCAAATAGGAGAATTATAATTATTAGCGCTGTGAGCCATTTATAAATAGTGTTTCCCCAAATCAGGGTGCTTAGAATCTCTTCCATGAACTTTTATTTTTATAAGTTAGAAAAATGAATGCAGGCATGCATTGCATCTGTTAATTATCTGAGCAGTTCGAAAACGCTCCAAAACGAAATCCGGCAAATATGCCTGCCCTTAGATTCGGTATCCGATGCAGAATACGGTTTCATCAGAATTTACGGGATTTGCTTCGGTTTTGTAAAGGACTGTGCCCGACTGGGGCGCAGTGAGGGTTTTTATCCTGTTTCCGAAAATATCGGCCAGATAGCCGATCTGCTGGTTTTCTTTTATTTTATCGCCTGCCTTAACGGAACTGTAGAATATGCCCTGAAATGGAACCTTTACGAAGGCCTTTCTGTTAAACCTGTGTTTTGGTGCCCTTGCAGGCTTTATTTTGCGATTGGTGTAAAGCTGCAATTCCGCCATAATCCTGTACAGTGCATCCCTTGCTGGTGAGAGGCCTGAGCGCCCCTCTTTTTGCTGTCCTCCCACTGTCATGCTCAATGATGGTATTCCCAGCCTTGCCGCCTGTTTTACGGCACATTTCGAGGGCTCTCCAGATGAAAGGACGTACGGATGGCTTAAGATTGTATCGAGTCCGCTTGCCTCGCTGAGACGAAATTCCAGCATTGTCTGCTGCATGAATTCCGAATTGTCATAGTAGCAGATAAAATCTATTGGATCGCTTGCCGCATCGCAGCTGTTCAGCTCCAGAAATACGTCAGTGGCGTCGAAGACAGCCGTCGCAACAAAATCGGCGATCAATTCTGCCGCGGTTCCTCTGTGACTGCCCGGAAAAGCATCGTTAAGATGGGATATCCCAATAGGATTTGAACCGGAGCTGCGGCCATCGTAGCGCTGCACATCAGCATCGGGGATGATAATCAGGTTTCCTTTGAGCTTCTGGGGGTTTATCTCGCGGCGAAGCTCAAGAAGAGAGGCGGCTGCGGGAAAGCCGCCTTGGCGGATTCCGGCGGCTATGGTAAGGGTAGGGCCTTTTTCACGTCCTTTGATAAGGGTCATGGGAAGATCCGCCCAGATGGAGTCCGAAGATTTCAGACACATAACCGTATCATTTATGGACGCTTCCTGCTTTTCAAAATACTCCTTAAGGGATATTTTTTGGGACTGGACGCTGTGGATGGCAAAAAGGTATATAAAAAAAAGAATTAAATTTTTCATTGCATTATGTGATGGATAATGGTTCTGTATGATTACAGAACAATCATCCTGATTTGCAGACTGTGCTAAAGCCTGGTTTTAATAGGATTAAAGGAATTTTCAGCTGTCTTGAAAATCAATTGAAAGAGTATGTATGCCCAAAAAATTATAGGGAATACCATAATCATCCTGCCGCTGAATGTGGAAATATAAAGGAGGTTTGCGAAAAACCGCCAGCTTATTTTCGGGCATTGAGAATTGCAGAGGGAACAGCTTCTGTTGGGCATACCTGAAGCACAGCAGGCTCAAAAGAATAGAAAGACAGCCATCGGTGCAAAGCCGTGAAGCTGAATTGCGATAGTTTTGCCGCTATGCGATAAAAGGCAGCAGGGAAATTTAATAAGGGCTAGAAGAGATTCAGCCGGTAAAGCGACCCGGTTGAAGAGGCAGTAAATGCGGCTTTGAGCTTAAAATAGGCGAAACTCTTGCTGTGCGTAAGCGATAGCGCCTCATAAGCAAATTTTTCAAATAGAGATTTTAATGCAGCAGGGGCTTTATGCTTCTCTTTTTTGTCCTGAGAAGAAGCGCTTATGCGGATTTTCTTTTTGCTGTGGGGTGCATCAACAGCAGACTGCTTGGCATTCCTGCTGGAAAAATTGAGCATCTCAGCACAATCGGCAAGAGCGGAGGACACGCTGTGGACTTCAACCCCGAAAAGCATGCGTATGGCAAGAAGCGCCATTATCAATATGCTTTTAAAATGCTTCATGCTAAAGATAGAATTCTGGCTTATTTTTTATAGTCCTGCCAAATATAAGGCATTTTAAACAAAATCAGCCGGCGCATCCCAAATATAGCAAAGATTTAACTTCATGCATTTATGCATTAATGCTTATCCTATATTTTTAAATGCCGGGATTAGGCTATTGGCCAATGGAGAAAAATGCTTTTTGCAGCCTTTCTTTATTCTATGGCTAAAATGGCGCGCTCTTCGGGTTTGTTTGACCACTGCACCTGCCAAACCCGTCCGTCAACCTGGTCGAGCAGAATGAAATTGTATATATTGGTGGTAGGGCTAAGTGCAAATCTGTTGTTTTTTTCCTGATCAGGGGCAACAAGTGCTTTTAGAGAAAGGGGAGACTCGAACCTGTTTTTTCCAGTGTCCCACTGGACCTGCCACATCTGTCCGTTTCGGGTGTTGAGTTTGATATAGGTCCACATGTTGTTTGTGCTGTATAGCCTGTATGAAGCGTCGACGCATGGAAATGTGAAGGAATTGGAAGCGGATTGGCTTTGGGCCGATACGGTAGTGAACATTGCGAAGACTAGCAGAAAAAATAAAGTTTTTTTCATAATTTTCAGATTAGTTAATTAGCAGTAAATTAATATTTTATTTTAAAAAAAACACCAAATAATGTGCCGAAATTCAGATGATTTCCAAACGTAAAAGATTCATGCACACTTTATTGTTTGACTCGATGATTTGAGGCAGTTTATGGCCTGGGATGAAAAAAATCTAAGAAAAATATGCTAAATTCGCTTGATTGGAGAAGATGACAGAATGCGTAATGTGCGAAGATATAAACATACTTTTTTTAACCATTAACCAAAAAATTGACTAAATTGACAACAAAAGAATTCTTAGAATTTCTAAAGGAAAAAAATCATTTGATAATCAACCATAAGGACCACTACAGCGAAGCTCAGACAGGAAAAGTATTTGCAATTGATGGTAATGCCGTGAAATTTTATTGGACTTCTGACGATGATAAAACAGAAGCAAGGGGGTTAGTCACTTATGATATGCAGCAGTTTGCACAGTTGGTAAATCCGTTTTTGATTGTAGACAGAAGCTGTTCTTTTAGCGATAAATATTATAGCACCCTGCAGAGCAAGATAAAAAAA from Flavobacterium sp. YJ01 carries:
- a CDS encoding succinylglutamate desuccinylase/aspartoacylase family protein codes for the protein MKNLILFFIYLFAIHSVQSQKISLKEYFEKQEASINDTVMCLKSSDSIWADLPMTLIKGREKGPTLTIAAGIRQGGFPAAASLLELRREINPQKLKGNLIIIPDADVQRYDGRSSGSNPIGISHLNDAFPGSHRGTAAELIADFVATAVFDATDVFLELNSCDAASDPIDFICYYDNSEFMQQTMLEFRLSEASGLDTILSHPYVLSSGEPSKCAVKQAARLGIPSLSMTVGGQQKEGRSGLSPARDALYRIMAELQLYTNRKIKPARAPKHRFNRKAFVKVPFQGIFYSSVKAGDKIKENQQIGYLADIFGNRIKTLTAPQSGTVLYKTEANPVNSDETVFCIGYRI
- a CDS encoding mechanosensitive ion channel family protein, giving the protein MEEILSTLIWGNTIYKWLTALIIIILLFALIKIFKIYIFKRLKIWAASTATSWDEFAMEVIEINVLPLLYISTVYFSLQALSLGLKAKNILHTAYMMAITFFIIKIIIAAFKKFVLSFIKRDQDSESKEKQAGGLIAIVNIIIWILGAVFLIDNMGYNVTTIVAGLGVGGIAIALAAQTVLGDLFSYFVIFFDRPFEIGDFVTVGTDSGVIEYIGIKTTRIRTLNGEQLVCSNTDLTNSRLRNFKRMERRRIVFTIRVTYQTSDKQLRDIPAIVESIIASKDKLIYDRGHFSAFGDFSLNFEFVYYVDDPDYNFYMDCQQAVYLEIFRAFTDKGIELAYPTQTIQIDSLPVFSVARN